The Streptomyces sp. M92 nucleotide sequence CCTCGGGCTGCCCGGCGGGGGTGATGAGCGTGTAGGTGCCCCCGCCACCCGGCATCTCCATGTCGCCGAACTGCCAGCCGAAGACCCCGCCGTAGAACTCCTTGGCCGCGGCGGCGTCACTCGTGTACAGCTCCGTCCAGCACAGTGATCCCGGCTGGTCCACCAGCTCGACCCCGTTGGTCTTCCCCGGCTGCCAGACGGCGAACTGGCCGCCCAGCGGATCGCTGTACTGCGCCATCCGGCCCCAGTCCTCAAGGTCCATCGGCGCCACCCGCACCGTGCCGCCCGCGCCCTCGACCGCCCGGGTCGTGGCGTCGGCGTCGGCCACGGAGTGGTAGATCATCCAGGCCGGACGGGCGCCTTCCTCGGTGAGGCTGCCGAGGCCGGCGACGATCTTGCCGTCCTTGCGGAACATCCCGCCTTCCGG carries:
- a CDS encoding VOC family protein; this translates as MITTDFASGSPCWIDVGVPDVPAAAAFYRAVLGWEYESMGGGGEGPEGGMFRKDGKIVAGLGSLTEEGARPAWMIYHSVADADATTRAVEGAGGTVRVAPMDLEDWGRMAQYSDPLGGQFAVWQPGKTNGVELVDQPGSLCWTELYTSDAAAAKEFYGGVFGWQFGDMEMPGGGGTYTLITPAGQPEERMHGGLMQLREQDLALAGGRPYWHPVFAVTDCDAAVAAVTGNGGSVQMGPEDAEGVGRLAVCLDPAGADFVVLQPSEG